The following coding sequences are from one Polyodon spathula isolate WHYD16114869_AA chromosome 7, ASM1765450v1, whole genome shotgun sequence window:
- the LOC121318096 gene encoding protein mono-ADP-ribosyltransferase PARP12-like — translation MSNDKIVRYATRLLCSHHGSLEYRQLHRQVCNSFAISDYELCYILRECCRFAVVGGTEDRSSYTALSPDCRIIARTAVRLCKDYPKDRCADCEEGLHLCKYFVYGNCRFGKGRKPCRYSHELSSGHNYEVLRNYHLLDLDQDELFMLLLQNDPSLLPEVCVHYNKGSGPYGACTFKASCTKLHICQHFVQGDCMFGYKCKRSHKIELDDQKKLEERGITRENIHNLPAIYRNIYDLKNCSISSSEGEVTDTAQRSSVSERESNEICLHYIRKQCSFQEKCIHVHFHLPYKWEVYDGSSWVELPHMEEIEKAFCDPENTHSGGSRPVDFLEMTRNSAPVRRLSTASSVTKPPHYILTTEWVWYCKGENGKWIEYGLPDEKRKVSSVTSKELEQAYLADNNDEITLTKGHRQYTLSFKDMYQRNPKHNTKRKVRRRPRFVSEKAVENKRMGKSDFALASSSTTKSFPVNWDMDAVPETGYKLIQLSFSSEEFKEVEDLFLKKMTTATIHKIERIQNPSLWEVYQWQKEQMKRKNGGKDVDEKLLFHGTQKSLVDAICSQNFDWRICGVHGTAYGKGSYFARDASYSHSYTVSTSGHRIMFVARVLVGEATAGKNGYLRPPSKDGKNTTFYDSCVDNKYNPSIFIIFEKHQIYPEYVIEYSKCGRTLGMNV, via the exons ATGTCTAACGACAAAATTGTCAGATATGCCACAAGGCTCCTTTGTTCCCATCATGGCTCTTTGGAGTACAGACAGCTTCACAGGCAGGTTTGCAACAGTTTTGCCATTTCAGACTACGAGTTGTGCTACATCTTGAGGGAATGCTGTAGGTTTGCTGTTGTTGGTGGCACTGAAGACAGGTCGTCATATACAGCGCTCAGCCCAGACTGCAGGATAATTGCAAGAACAGCAGTGAGATTGTGCAAGGACTATCCGAAAGACAGATGTGCTGACTGCGAAGAAGGGCTTCATCTctgcaaatattttgtttatggtAACTGCAGATTTGGCAAAGGAAG GAAACCATGCCGTTATTCACACGAACTTAGTTCAGGCCACAATTATGAGGTCCTGAGAAATTATCATCTTCTCGATCTGGATCAAGATGAGCTTTTTATGCTTCTTCTACAGAACGACCCCTCTCTGTTACCTGAG GTGTGTGTGCATTACAACAAGGGAAGTGGCCCCTATGGAGCTTGTACATTCAAAGCAAGCtgcaccaaactccacatctgcCAACACTTTGTGCAAGGCGACTGCATGTTCGGATACAAGTGCAAGAGATCCCACAAGATTGAGTTGGATGATCAGAAAAAGCTGGAGGAGCGGGGGATCACCAGAGAGAATATTCATAATCTGCCCGCTATATACAGGAATATTTACGACTTAAAAAACTGCAGCATCAGCTCCAGTGAGG GAGAAGTCACAGACACTGCACAGAGGTCATCAGTAAGTGAAAGAGAGAGCAATGAAATTTGCCTCCATTACATCAGGaagcaatgcagttttcaag aaaagtGCATTCACGTCCACTTTCATCTGCCCTACAAGTGGGAAGTGTATGATGGGTCATCTTGGGTAGAGCTCCCCCACATGGAAGAAATTGAAAAGGCTTTTTGTGACCCGGAAAATACCCACAG TGGAGGGTCTCGGCCGGTAGACTTCCTGGAAATGACACGAAACTCGGCTCCAGTCAGGCGCCTCTCCACAGCTTCCTCTGTTACCAAACCACCGCACTACATCCTGACCACAGAATGGGTCTGGTACTGCAAGGGTGAAAACGGCAAGTGGATTGAATACGGACTGCCA GATGAAAAACGCAAAGTCTCTTCTGTCACTTCTAAGGAGTTGGAGCAAGCATACCTAGCAGATAACAATGATGAAATTACCCTGACTAAAGGGCATCGCCAGTACACGCTTAGTTTCAAAG ACATGTATCAACGGAACCCAAAACATAATACTAAACGGAAGGTGCGGAGAAGACCCAGATTTGTTTCTGAAAAAGCAGTGGAAAACAAGAGAATGGG caaaagtgACTTCGCTCTGGCATCGAGCTCCACCACAAAATCATTTCCAGTGAACTGGGACATGGATGCTGTGCCTGAGACTGGATACAAG ttGATTCAACTTTCCTTCTCCTCCGAGGAATTCAAGGAAGTTGAAGATCTCTTTCTGAAGAAAATGACCACAGCGACCATCCATAAAATTGAAAGAATTCAAAACCCATCTCTCTGGGAAGTGTATCAATG GCAAAAGGAACAGATGAAGAGGAAAAATGGAGGGAAGGATGTTGATGAGAAGTTGTTATTCCATGGTACACAGAAATCTCTTGTAGATGCCATCTGCAGCCAAAACTTTGACTGGAGAATCTGTGGAGTCCATGGGACTGCCTATGGGAAAG GGAGTTACTTTGCAAGGGATGCCTCGTATTCCCACAGTTATACCGTATCCACATCGGGTCACCGGATCATGTTCGTGGCTCGAGTGCTGGTTGGAGAGGCGACTGCAGGAAAAAACGGCTATTTACGCCCCCCTTCTAAAGATGGCAAAAACACAACCTTTTACGACAGCTGCGTGGACAATAAATACAACCCTTcaatttttatcatttttgagAAACACCAGATTTATCCAGAATATGTGATAGAGTACAGTAAGTGTGGCAGAACACTGGGGATGAATGTGTAA